GTTTTTCGGCAATCAAGTGGCTGGATTAGCCCGCGAAAGCGAAAATAGTAGCAACACTAGAATCACTCGCACCACCACCTACCGCACTGCTTATCCCAGCTGCAAGACGGAACGAGGCAAGCCGGTGCAACAGCTGATCGGTCAGTTCCAGGCCATGATTgtccagcagcaacagcagcagcagctgagcAACGAGGGGGAGCCGAAGACGCTGCCCGGAGCCACTGCATCCAATTCGGACGAGGGCTGCAATGTCACCGGCGGCGGACTAAGTCCCTATAGCAGCGACAATGAGGATAACAGCCTATCGCCAAGGCAGCGCAAAATGAAGGTCACACGCTGTGCCAGCAGTGATTCCGCCCTGGGTCTGGACGTGGACGATGGCGGCATGGATGTGCCATTGCCGCCCCAACGCCGGATGACACTGACCGTAACGGATTTACCCCTGCGACCGGCTCTACTGCCACTGGCCGAACCCACAGCCCTGCCAGATTCGCCACTGACATCGCCCACCGGCGGTGGCAATCCGAGCGTGGGTGTGCCCACCAAGGTACTGCTCGAGGAGCGAGTGGTGGCCGCACCGGGATCGCGACGTGAATCCACCCAGAGCTCGTACAGCGAACTGGGCGGCAGTGGACTGCCGCTGGGCGTGCGCTATGTGCGCACACCATCCGTCGTGGTCAGCGACTATTCGGATGACATAACCGCCTGCGGCATCAGCATGGAGGAGATGGAATACTTTCGTCTGCAGCGGGCGCGTGGCCAGCGGCGCTGTTCCCTGGAGGCGGGACATCACAGTCATAGCGCTGGACATGGCGCACATGGACACGGTGGATCGGGAGCGGCGGGAATGTCGCCGGGATGTGGCAAGGACGATGGCCAGTCGGATGTCAGTGCGGCAAGCAGTTGCAGTAACCTCTACTATTGTGGATCCACCATTTCTGCCCTGGATGGCGGCGAGTGCATCGTGAATGGAGTACGAGTGGCGCTCGCCAGAAAGAGCAGCACCCAGAGCAGCAGTCTCAGTCTCagcgacgaggaggaggaggaggatgacgACGAGGATCGCGACGAGCAGGATCGCGATGAGGATGATCGCGATGCGGAGGAGCTGCTCCAGGAGGATTACGAGCGGGGGGATCGCGAACGTGAGAGGGAGCGGCAGATCAGCGAACTAATGGCCGCCACGCAGCTTGGTGATCGTCAGCGGGATCGATCCAAGAAGGTAGGCGCCCGCGATGACGTCACAAACCAGGGAAATCTCAAACTAGACTAAAGAATTCGGGGTGGCAAAACGGACAAGTAACAAAGTGGAGCAGCCTagtaaatttaatattaaccactatttttttttttacaaatattattaatgATTGTTTGTGTTGTTGTTATCGAAAGCATAAAAGAGCAGTGAATGAGGGCAGGTCTGAATGGCAGCGAAAGAGATAAGCAAGTTGGTGCATATACACAGGGAGAAACGGGTGCTAGAAAAAGGTGGCATCATTTGAAAACAATCTATTTTGCTCTAGGGCAGTATTATACCGTTTAGTTTATCAACTGCAAGACCATTATAACTATAGAAAAAGACTATGATAATAAGACTTTTACAATACACATATCTATTAAATAtaacaagaaaaaaaacaaagaaaatccCTTGAACTACTGACTTGATAATGCGAATTACTAAAGTTTCATCTTGTTTTAAAGATGATGAGATCCTTGGGTCTTACTCTAAGATATACAGGCTCAAGAATGGTAATCCCGCGCCTTATCAGCTAACGGTATTTCCACCTCGCATATACAGATCCCTTCTTTCAGTGTATGCGTTTGCTTAAAAGGCTGTTAATTAATTAGATTTTTATCTTATCACTAGAATGAGGTTTTGTTGCTCGGAGAAGTCGTTTTGTATTCTCCGCTTTCCGTTCGCTACTAttattatctttttttttttttttttgagtgtgaatgcgaacgatGGTGGTGATGTTAAAAAATAGGGGGTGccttgataaaaaaaaaaaagtataaa
The Drosophila mauritiana strain mau12 chromosome X, ASM438214v1, whole genome shotgun sequence DNA segment above includes these coding regions:
- the LOC117146770 gene encoding uncharacterized protein LOC117146770 isoform X4, translated to MFAGDSSGIFTYSSTRICLDASSQLFANLVYTYLYPPLPAIQPIHPCEMMSACDGGTGTVSRTSDAPAFQFDVMPKITTSPSTSTTKASAARAKTKTTAIATTTTRRTVKIENKWTAAEATAFSYQRTTEQIGASARARARTKAAATARARATPTAAASNQRSGVGNPCEVASISELALRKAQLKAQFFGNQVAGLARESENSSNTRITRTTTYRTAYPSCKTERGKPVQQLIGQFQAMIVQQQQQQQLSNEGEPKTLPGATASNSDEGCNVTGGGLSPYSSDNEDNSLSPRQRKMKVTRCASSDSALGLDVDDGGMDVPLPPQRRMTLTVTDLPLRPALLPLAEPTALPDSPLTSPTGGGNPSVGVPTKVLLEERVVAAPGSRRESTQSSYSELGGSGLPLGVRYVRTPSVVVSDYSDDITACGISMEEMEYFRLQRARGQRRCSLEAGHHSHSAGHGAHGHGGSGAAGMSPGCGKDDGQSDVSAASSCSNLYYCGSTISALDGGECIVNGVRVALARKSSTQSSSLSLSDEEEEEDDDEDRDEQDRDEDDRDAEELLQEDYERGDRERERERQISELMAATQLGDRQRDRSKKVGARDDVTNQGNLKLD
- the LOC117146770 gene encoding uncharacterized protein LOC117146770 isoform X3, whose translation is MFAGDSSGIFTYSSTRICLDASSQLFANLVYTYLYPPLPAIQPIHPCEMMSACDGGTGTVSRTSDAPAFQFDVMPKITTSPSTSTTKASAARAKTKTTAIATTTTRRTVKIENKWTAAEATAFSYQRTTEQIGASARARARTKAAATARARATPTAAASNQRSGVGNPCEVASISELALRKAQLKAQFFGNQVAGLARESENSSNTRITRTTTYRTAYPSCKTERGKPVQQLIGQFQAMIVQQQQQQQLSNEGEPKTLPGATASNSDEGCNVTGGGLSPYSSDNEDNSLSPRQRKMKVTRCASSDSALGLDVDDGGMDVPLPPQRRMTLTVTDLPLRPALLPLAEPTALPDSPLTSPTGGGNPSVGVPTKVLLEERVVAAPGSRRESTQSSYSELGGSGLPLGVRYVRTPSVVVSDYSDDITACGISMEEMEYFRLQRARGQRRCSLEAGHHSHSAGHGAHGHGGSGAAGMSPGCGKDDGQSDVSAASSCSNLYYCGSTISALDGGECIVNGVRVALARKSSTQSSSLSLSDEEEEEDDDEDRDEQDRDEDDRDAEELLQEDYERGDRERERERQISELMAATQLGDRQRDRSKKVCANYRLAKNRDYRNLDWN